In the Mytilus trossulus isolate FHL-02 chromosome 1, PNRI_Mtr1.1.1.hap1, whole genome shotgun sequence genome, one interval contains:
- the LOC134698215 gene encoding uncharacterized protein LOC134698215, producing MDQTRSRPAEWMDQTRSRPAEWMDQTRSRQAEWLDQTRSRQAEWMDQTRSRQAEWLDQTRSRQAEWMDQTRSRQAEWMDQTRSRQAEWMDQTRSRQAEWLDQTRSRQAEWLDQTRSRQAEWLDQTRSRQAEWLDQTRSRQAEWLDQTRSRQAEWLDQVYI from the coding sequence ATGGACCAGACTCGGTCACGACCAGCAGAATGGATGGACCAGACTCGGTCACGACCAGCAGAATGGATGGACCAGACTCGGTCACGACAAGCAGAATGGCTGGACCAGACTCGGTCACGACAAGCAGAATGGATGGACCAGACTCGGTCACGACAAGCAGAATGGCTGGACCAGACTCGGTCACGACAAGCAGAATGGATGGACCAGACTCGGTCACGACAAGCAGAATGGATGGACCAGACTCGGTCACGACAAGCAGAATGGATGGACCAGACTCGGTCACGACAAGCAGAATGGCTGGACCAGACTCGGTCACGACAAGCAGAATGGCTGGACCAGACTCGGTCACGACAAGCAGAATGGCTGGACCAGACTCGGTCACGACAAGCAGAATGGCTGGACCAGACTCGGTCACGACAAGCAGAATGGCTGGACCAGACTCGGTCACGACAAGCAGAATGGCTGGACCAAGTCTATATTTAG